The proteins below come from a single Mus musculus strain C57BL/6J chromosome 5, GRCm38.p6 C57BL/6J genomic window:
- the Sdsl gene encoding serine dehydratase-like, with translation MEGALAERVGAEPFHRVTPLLESWALSQVAGMPVFLKYENVQIAGSFKIRGIGHFCQQMAKRGCRHLVCSSGGNAGIAAAYSARKLGIPVTIVLPEGTSVQVVRRLEGEGAEVQLTGKVWDEANVKAQELATRDGWVNVSPFDHPLIWEGHASLVRELKESLGTPPGAVVLAVGGGGLLAGVTAGLLEVGWQHVPIVAMETRGAHSFNSALQAGRPVTLPDITSVAKSLGAKTVAARTLECAKECEVLSEVVEDREAVSAVQRFLDDERMLVEPACGAALAAIYSGILWRLQAEGRLSSALASVVVIVCGGNNISSQQLQELKIQLGCS, from the exons ATGGAGGGGGCCTTGGCAGAACGCGTCGGGGCGGAGCCTTTCCACAGGGTCACGCCCCTGCTGGAGAGCTGGGCGCTGTCTCAGGTGGCAGGCATGCCGGTCTTCCTCAAATATGAGAATGTGCAGATAGCTGGCTCCTTTAAGATTCGGGGCATCGGACATTTCTGCCAGCAG ATGGCCAAGAGGGGATGCAGACATCTGGTGTGCTCCTCAG GGGGCAATGCGGGCATTGCGGCTGCATACTCGGCTCGTAAGCTGGGCATCCCCGTCACCATCGTGCTCCCAGAGGGCACCTCCGTGCAGGTGGTGAGGCGGCTCGAGGGGGAAGGGGCCGAGGTCCAGCTGACTGGGAAA GTCTGGGATGAAGCCAATGTAAAAGCACAAGAACTGGCCACAAGGGATGGCTGGGTGAACGTCTCCCCGTTTGACCATCCCCTTATATG GGAAGGCCATGCCAGCCTAGTGCGGGAGCTGAAGGAGTCACTAGGGACCCCTCCAGGTGCTGTGGTGCTGGCCGTGGGGGGCGGAGGGCTCCTGGCAGGTGTGACTGCTggcctgctggaggtgggctggCAGCATGTGCCCATCGTTGCCATGGAGACCCGCGGGGCGCACAGTTTCAATTCGGccttgcaggcaggcaggccggtCACCCTGCCAGACATCACCAG TGTAGCCAAGAGCCTCGGAGCCAAGACGGTGGCTGCACGGACCTTGGAGTGTGCAAAGGAGTGTGAGGTCCTCTCTGAGGTGGTAGAAGACCGGGAGGCTGTCAGCGCTGTGCAGAGGTTCCTGG ACGATGAGCGCATGCTGGTGGAACCTGCCTGCGGTGCCGCCCTGGCCGCCATCTACTCGGGCATCCTGTGGAGGCTCCAGGCTGAGGGCCGCCTGAGTTCTGCCCTAGCTTCCGTTGTGGTCATCGTGTGCGGTGGCAACAACATTAGTAGCCAACAGCTTCAGGAGCTGAAAATCCAGCTGGGCTGCAGCTGA